A region from the Pseudomonas sp. P8_229 genome encodes:
- a CDS encoding lipopolysaccharide kinase InaA family protein: MRLSELKNAGRAPSLPLTITLADAAGPADLQLLSLLRVLPGQRYVGAGVWRGRPVLAKLLVGSKAARHFQRELTGVKLLADQGLTTPLLLADGLQDGEGGWLLFEFLENAESLGDTWQQVESLPVLADEQSAVLAEALGAIGQLHGKGLWQEDLHLDNLLRHDGQLYLIDGAGICAETTGQPLSRQKVLENLGVFFAQLPKSLEPFTEELLVYYLLSNSEHALPLEALQKQIAKVRAWRLKDYLIKVGRECTLFSVQRGAFGLRAIRREEEAAMLPVLDQADALLDQGHLYKTGGAASVGKVEVAGRTLVIKRYNIKGFAHWLKRFWRPSRAWHSWREGNRLAFLGIATPKPLAVLEKRFLWLRSRAYLVTEFLPGPDIIERFAPYVESGTAPESELLALDQLFSRLIAERISHGDFKGHNLFWQEDRWALIDLDSMCQHASASSFAPAYARDRARFMRNWPESSALHQVIDQRLPKDISSAA; encoded by the coding sequence ATGCGGTTGTCCGAACTGAAAAACGCCGGACGTGCGCCGAGTCTGCCGCTGACGATCACTCTCGCCGATGCGGCAGGCCCTGCGGATCTGCAGTTGCTGAGCCTGCTGCGAGTGTTGCCCGGACAGCGCTATGTCGGTGCCGGGGTCTGGCGCGGGCGGCCGGTGCTGGCCAAATTGCTGGTGGGCAGCAAGGCTGCGCGGCATTTTCAGCGCGAGCTGACGGGCGTAAAGTTGCTCGCCGACCAGGGCCTGACCACGCCGTTGCTGTTGGCCGATGGCCTGCAGGACGGCGAGGGCGGCTGGCTGCTATTCGAATTCCTTGAAAACGCCGAAAGCCTCGGTGACACCTGGCAGCAGGTCGAGTCGCTGCCAGTGCTGGCGGACGAGCAATCGGCGGTACTGGCCGAAGCGCTGGGGGCCATCGGTCAACTGCATGGCAAGGGCCTGTGGCAGGAAGATCTGCACCTGGACAACCTGCTGCGCCATGACGGTCAGTTGTACCTGATCGATGGCGCCGGAATTTGCGCCGAGACCACCGGTCAGCCGTTGTCGCGGCAGAAGGTGCTGGAAAACCTCGGGGTGTTTTTCGCCCAGTTGCCCAAGTCGCTGGAGCCGTTCACCGAAGAATTGCTGGTGTATTACCTGCTGAGCAACAGCGAGCACGCGCTGCCGCTAGAGGCACTGCAGAAGCAGATCGCCAAGGTTCGCGCCTGGCGCCTGAAGGATTACCTGATCAAGGTCGGCCGCGAGTGCACCCTGTTCAGTGTGCAGCGCGGTGCGTTTGGCCTGCGGGCGATCCGTCGCGAGGAAGAAGCAGCGATGCTGCCGGTGCTGGATCAAGCCGATGCGTTGCTCGATCAGGGCCATCTGTACAAGACCGGCGGTGCGGCGAGCGTCGGCAAGGTTGAAGTGGCCGGGCGCACGCTGGTGATCAAACGCTACAACATCAAAGGCTTTGCGCACTGGCTCAAACGTTTCTGGCGCCCGAGCCGCGCCTGGCACTCGTGGCGTGAAGGCAATCGCCTGGCGTTCCTCGGCATCGCCACTCCCAAACCGCTGGCCGTGCTGGAAAAGCGCTTTCTGTGGCTGCGCAGTCGAGCCTATCTGGTGACCGAGTTCCTGCCGGGCCCGGACATCATCGAGCGCTTCGCACCGTACGTCGAAAGCGGCACTGCGCCGGAGTCCGAGTTGTTGGCGCTGGATCAGCTGTTTTCACGGCTGATCGCCGAGCGCATCAGCCATGGCGACTTCAAGGGTCACAACCTGTTCTGGCAGGAGGATCGCTGGGCGCTGATCGACCTGGATTCGATGTGTCAGCACGCCTCTGCCAGCAGTTTCGCGCCGGCCTATGCGCGGGATCGAGCGCGGTTCATGCGCAACTGGCCCGAGAGCAGCGCGTTACATCAGGTGATCGATCAGCGGCTACCCAAGGACATCTCCAGCGCGGCCTGA
- a CDS encoding YceK/YidQ family lipoprotein: MTIKKAVTLSACSWVLSGCGTAASVLQMDADVARDMRKQKTYCQSIPRIYSGLAFDFCVLNAPPDPTGVLLPFVLLDLPLSGVLDTVVLPYTIYRQASDGNLGIYWRQRGY, from the coding sequence TTGACCATCAAAAAGGCTGTAACCCTGAGCGCCTGCTCATGGGTTCTATCCGGTTGCGGCACCGCCGCCTCGGTGCTGCAAATGGACGCCGACGTCGCCCGCGACATGCGCAAGCAGAAAACCTATTGCCAATCGATCCCGCGGATCTACAGCGGTCTGGCATTCGATTTCTGCGTACTCAATGCCCCGCCTGACCCGACAGGCGTGCTGCTGCCATTCGTGCTGCTGGATCTGCCACTGTCGGGTGTGCTGGACACGGTGGTGCTGCCGTACACGATTTATCGTCAGGCCAGTGATGGCAACCTTGGTATCTATTGGCGGCAGCGCGGTTATTGA
- a CDS encoding carbamoyltransferase: MALTILGLSGALSHDPSAALYIDGKLVAAAEEERFVRDKHAKNRMPYESAKFCLEQAGIKPSDVDVVAIPFAPISLFGKARWQYAKRYWYAPDRALDAILMGNRRYKRYRNKIVWCLEQLGFDPKKIKIEPVEHHLAHASSAYHCSGFKEKTAILGIDGKGEYATTFFGYGENGKIHKIKEFFDPDSLGGLYGAITEFLGFDMLDGEFKVMGMAPYGDASKYDFSRLASFENGELVINTDYANVIGLRRYKEKGKGYYFSPKLIEWLGPKREGDIADEPYIHYAASIQALFEKIALQMIDYYLGDVLKETGKLAYAGGCALNVKLNQKIIARDDVKELFVQPASGDAGTAVGAAAYVSNARGVPVEKMEHVYLGPSYSNEDVIAACARHENKPTWRKLDNMPEQIAKIMVDGNPVAWFQGRMEFGPRALGGRSIIGCPSIAGVADRINHQIKFRERWRPFCPSMLDTVAPQMIKIDHPAPFMTFTFEVAEEWKTRVPEVVHEDGTSRAQVLKREYNPRYYDMMKALENLTGNGVSLNTSLNRRGEPMICSPTDALNMFFGSDLQYLIMEDILVVKEGANAYDSLG, from the coding sequence GTGGCATTGACGATTCTTGGCCTGTCCGGCGCCCTTAGCCATGACCCTTCAGCCGCCTTGTACATCGACGGCAAGCTGGTGGCGGCGGCTGAAGAAGAGCGCTTCGTCCGCGATAAGCATGCAAAGAACCGCATGCCCTACGAATCGGCGAAGTTCTGCCTGGAACAGGCCGGTATCAAGCCGTCCGACGTTGACGTGGTGGCGATTCCGTTCGCGCCGATCAGCCTGTTCGGCAAGGCCCGCTGGCAGTACGCCAAGCGTTACTGGTACGCCCCGGATCGTGCACTCGACGCGATCCTGATGGGTAACCGTCGCTACAAGCGTTATCGCAACAAGATCGTCTGGTGCCTGGAGCAACTGGGTTTTGATCCGAAGAAGATCAAGATCGAGCCGGTCGAGCACCACCTGGCTCACGCCTCCAGCGCCTACCACTGCTCGGGTTTCAAAGAGAAAACCGCGATCCTCGGTATCGACGGCAAGGGCGAATACGCCACGACTTTCTTCGGTTATGGCGAAAACGGCAAGATCCACAAGATCAAGGAATTCTTCGATCCGGACTCCCTCGGCGGCCTGTACGGCGCGATCACCGAGTTCCTTGGCTTCGATATGCTCGACGGTGAGTTCAAGGTCATGGGCATGGCGCCGTACGGCGACGCCAGCAAATATGACTTCTCGCGTCTGGCCTCGTTCGAAAACGGCGAGTTGGTGATCAACACCGACTACGCCAACGTGATCGGCCTGCGTCGCTACAAGGAGAAGGGCAAGGGTTACTACTTCTCGCCGAAACTGATCGAGTGGCTGGGTCCCAAGCGCGAAGGCGACATCGCCGACGAACCGTACATCCACTACGCCGCGAGCATTCAAGCGCTGTTCGAGAAGATCGCGCTGCAGATGATCGATTACTACCTGGGCGACGTGCTCAAGGAAACCGGCAAGCTGGCCTACGCCGGTGGCTGTGCGTTGAACGTCAAGCTCAACCAGAAAATCATCGCCCGCGATGACGTCAAAGAGCTGTTCGTACAGCCTGCATCCGGCGACGCCGGCACCGCGGTTGGCGCGGCGGCCTATGTGTCCAACGCCCGTGGCGTGCCGGTCGAGAAGATGGAACACGTCTACCTCGGCCCGTCGTACAGCAACGAAGACGTGATCGCCGCCTGCGCCCGTCACGAGAACAAGCCGACCTGGCGCAAGCTCGACAACATGCCGGAGCAGATCGCCAAGATCATGGTCGATGGCAACCCGGTGGCCTGGTTCCAGGGCCGCATGGAGTTCGGCCCGCGTGCACTGGGTGGTCGTTCGATCATCGGTTGCCCGAGCATTGCCGGTGTGGCTGACCGCATCAACCACCAGATCAAGTTCCGCGAGCGCTGGAGGCCTTTCTGCCCGTCGATGCTCGACACTGTTGCACCGCAGATGATCAAGATCGATCATCCGGCGCCATTCATGACCTTCACCTTCGAAGTGGCGGAAGAGTGGAAGACCCGCGTGCCGGAAGTCGTCCACGAAGACGGTACTTCCCGTGCCCAGGTGCTCAAGCGCGAATACAACCCGCGTTACTACGACATGATGAAGGCGCTGGAAAACCTCACCGGCAATGGCGTGTCGCTGAACACCTCGTTGAACCGTCGTGGTGAACCGATGATCTGCTCGCCGACCGACGCCCTGAACATGTTCTTCGGCTCCGATCTGCAGTACCTGATCATGGAAGACATTCTGGTGGTCAAAGAGGGCGCAAACGCTTATGACTCGCTCGGCTGA
- a CDS encoding lipopolysaccharide kinase InaA family protein, which translates to MTDFLAAEDRALLERHGLGTFDALWAKQLEAVDEPNTDGGGWSSVFRLELEGQAYYLKRQSNYLTRTLHAPFGEPSFAREFRNISRYNKLGIPALQAAFFGERKVKGDVHAILLTRALDGWDDLDSLLQRWSELTAAQHSAILRACGQLARQLHGVRQVHGCFYPKHIFLRADGERYRAQLIDLEKTRPLLFGLRDRVKDLEPLLRRAPEWSEAQLRELLAAYLDQPIDSSLVDSWVSRLTARRSRKETR; encoded by the coding sequence ATGACTGATTTCCTGGCCGCTGAAGACCGGGCGCTGCTTGAGCGTCATGGCCTCGGCACTTTCGATGCGCTCTGGGCCAAACAGCTCGAAGCGGTGGACGAGCCGAACACCGATGGCGGTGGCTGGAGCAGCGTGTTTCGCCTGGAGCTGGAAGGGCAGGCCTACTACCTCAAGCGTCAGAGCAATTACCTGACCCGCACCCTGCACGCGCCGTTCGGCGAACCCAGCTTTGCCCGTGAGTTTCGCAATATCAGCCGCTACAACAAGCTGGGGATTCCCGCGTTGCAGGCGGCGTTCTTCGGTGAGCGCAAGGTCAAGGGCGACGTCCACGCGATCCTGCTGACCCGCGCCCTCGACGGCTGGGATGACCTCGATTCGCTGTTGCAGCGCTGGTCCGAGCTGACCGCTGCGCAGCATTCGGCAATTCTCCGGGCCTGTGGACAGCTGGCGCGCCAGCTGCACGGCGTACGTCAGGTGCACGGCTGCTTTTACCCCAAACACATCTTTTTGCGGGCTGATGGCGAGCGCTATCGGGCGCAGTTGATCGACCTGGAAAAGACCCGGCCCCTGCTGTTCGGTCTGCGTGATCGGGTCAAGGATCTGGAGCCGTTGCTGCGTCGCGCGCCGGAATGGAGCGAGGCGCAATTGCGCGAGTTGCTCGCGGCCTATCTCGATCAGCCAATCGACAGTTCGCTGGTCGACAGTTGGGTTTCGCGACTGACCGCACGTCGCAGTCGCAAGGAGACCCGTTGA